Within the Laspinema palackyanum D2c genome, the region AGTTATAAACAGTGGGAAGAAGACAACATTGCCCCCCAGGTGGTGTTTGAAATTCTCTCACCCAGTAATACCATGATTGAAATGGCTGCGAAACAAAATTTTTATGCACAGTATGGTGTGCTGGAAATGTTTTTTTATGACCCCCAATCTCATAATTTTTGGGGGTTGCATCGGGCAACGGTGCAAGATAGTTTAAACTTTATCGCATCCCAGGATTTACCCTGGACTTCTCCCCTGTTGAATATTCGCTTTGAAATGTCTGCGGATGGTTTAGCGGTGTATCATCCCGATGGGGAATTGTTCAAGGAACCCGGGGAGTTGTTTGAGGAACGCGATAAGGC harbors:
- a CDS encoding Uma2 family endonuclease, translated to MVQTPISSDILYPDSDGKPIAENTLQYRWIVRLVTNLKQLLKEQVAFVAGDLLWYPVRVERPPAPCQAPDAMVALGRPDGDRGSYKQWEEDNIAPQVVFEILSPSNTMIEMAAKQNFYAQYGVLEMFFYDPQSHNFWGLHRATVQDSLNFIASQDLPWTSPLLNIRFEMSADGLAVYHPDGELFKEPGELFEERDKAQQERDRAFAKLRELGIDPETL